The proteins below come from a single Flavobacterium lindanitolerans genomic window:
- a CDS encoding PfkB family carbohydrate kinase — protein MNKLLIVGTVAFDAIETPFGKTDKILGGAGTYIGLSASFFNLKSAIVSVVGDDFPQEYLDLLTARNIDISGLEIVKGGKTFFWSGRYHNDLNSRDTLDTQLNTLADFQPKVPQDFKDADVVMLGNLHPLVQASVLDQMEKKPKLVVLDTMNFWMDCALPELLEIMKRVDVITINDEEARQLTGEYSLVKAAAKIHTMGPEYVVIKKGEHGALLFHGKEIFFAPALPLEEVFDPTGAGDTFAGGFAGYITQSENISFKNMKNAIIYGSNLASFCVEKFGTQRMEKLSKTEVQERLQQFKALTQFDIVLEE, from the coding sequence ATGAATAAATTACTGATTGTTGGAACAGTTGCTTTCGACGCTATAGAAACTCCTTTCGGGAAGACAGATAAAATTTTAGGGGGAGCAGGAACTTATATCGGATTGTCCGCTTCGTTTTTTAACCTTAAATCTGCCATAGTTTCTGTTGTGGGTGATGATTTTCCTCAAGAGTATTTGGATTTGCTGACAGCAAGAAATATTGACATTTCAGGATTGGAAATCGTAAAAGGAGGCAAGACTTTCTTTTGGAGCGGACGCTACCATAACGATCTTAATTCCAGAGATACATTAGATACACAATTAAACACATTGGCCGATTTTCAGCCAAAAGTTCCTCAGGATTTCAAAGATGCTGATGTTGTAATGTTGGGCAACCTGCACCCGTTGGTTCAGGCAAGTGTTTTGGATCAGATGGAGAAGAAACCAAAATTGGTTGTGTTGGATACGATGAATTTTTGGATGGATTGCGCACTGCCGGAATTACTGGAAATAATGAAGCGTGTTGATGTGATTACAATCAACGACGAAGAAGCAAGACAGCTTACAGGGGAATATTCTTTGGTAAAAGCGGCAGCAAAAATTCACACAATGGGTCCGGAATATGTCGTAATTAAAAAAGGCGAACATGGAGCATTACTTTTCCATGGTAAAGAAATTTTCTTTGCACCGGCATTGCCATTGGAAGAAGTTTTTGACCCGACCGGAGCGGGAGATACGTTTGCAGGTGGATTTGCAGGATATATTACGCAGAGTGAAAACATATCTTTCAAAAACATGAAAAATGCAATTATCTACGGTTCGAACCTGGCTTCTTTCTGTGTCGAAAAATTCGGGACGCAAAGAATGGAAAAACTGAGCAAAACTGAAGTGCAGGAAAGACTGCAACAGTTTAAGGCCCTCACCCAGTTCGATATTGTATTGGAAGAATAG
- a CDS encoding amidophosphoribosyltransferase: MSDALKHECGIALLRLKKPLEFYKEKYGSAFYGVQKMYLLMEKQHNRGQDGAGFASIKFDVEPGERYISRVRSNDPQPIQDVFAQINARINDELSNHPEYAESVALQKKNIPYIGELFLGHVRYGTFGKNSIESVHPFLRQNNWMHRNLIVAGNFNMTNVKELFDSLVELGQHPKEMADTVTVMEKIGHFLDDEVTGLYQDCKNEGFSKRDASPVIAERLDVAKILRRASKGWDGGYAMAGLFGHGDAFVFRDPAGIRPAYFYEDDEITVVASERPVIQTVFNVSFDKVQELDPGHALIIKKNGKVSKEEIIAPVEKKACSFERIYFSRGSDAEIYQERKDLGKLILPAVLEAIDQDTDNTVFSYIPNTAETSFYGMVEAAQDFLNQRKNNYILENRNTLTKETLQQLLAVKIRTEKVAIKDAKLRTFITEDSSRDDLVAHVYDVTYGVIKPEDNLVIIDDSIVRGTTLKKSILKMMDRLNPKKIVIVSSAPQIRYPDCYGIDMAKLEGLVAFQAALELLKERNLYHIVDEVYAKCKAQENFKDIDVINYVNEIYAPFQPEEISDKIAQMLSSEGIKAEVKIIFQSVENLHVACPKNLGDWYFTGNYPTPGGNRVVNRAFMNFYEGKDSRAY, from the coding sequence ATGAGCGACGCTTTAAAACACGAGTGTGGTATAGCCCTTTTAAGATTGAAAAAACCGTTAGAGTTTTATAAAGAAAAATACGGTTCGGCTTTTTATGGAGTACAGAAAATGTATCTCCTGATGGAAAAGCAACACAACAGAGGACAGGATGGAGCAGGTTTTGCCAGTATCAAATTTGATGTTGAGCCGGGCGAAAGATATATCAGCCGTGTCAGATCCAATGACCCACAACCGATTCAGGATGTTTTTGCCCAAATCAATGCCCGCATTAATGACGAATTATCCAATCATCCGGAATATGCCGAAAGCGTAGCGCTTCAGAAAAAAAATATACCTTATATAGGAGAGCTTTTTTTGGGCCATGTGCGTTACGGAACTTTCGGAAAAAACAGTATAGAAAGCGTACACCCGTTCCTGCGCCAGAACAACTGGATGCATAGAAATCTTATTGTAGCCGGAAACTTCAACATGACCAATGTAAAGGAACTTTTCGACAGTCTTGTAGAATTGGGGCAGCATCCAAAAGAAATGGCAGATACTGTTACTGTAATGGAAAAAATAGGTCACTTTCTGGATGATGAAGTGACAGGTCTTTATCAGGATTGTAAAAATGAAGGGTTTTCCAAAAGAGATGCTTCTCCGGTTATAGCTGAAAGGCTTGATGTTGCCAAAATACTCCGCAGAGCTTCAAAAGGCTGGGATGGCGGTTATGCAATGGCAGGTCTTTTTGGACATGGAGATGCTTTTGTTTTCAGAGATCCGGCAGGAATTCGTCCGGCCTATTTTTATGAAGACGATGAAATTACAGTAGTAGCTTCAGAAAGACCGGTAATCCAGACGGTTTTTAACGTGTCGTTTGACAAAGTACAGGAACTTGATCCGGGTCATGCTTTAATTATCAAGAAAAACGGTAAAGTATCCAAAGAAGAAATTATTGCTCCGGTAGAAAAGAAAGCCTGCTCCTTTGAAAGGATTTATTTCTCCAGAGGCAGCGATGCGGAAATCTATCAGGAAAGAAAAGATTTAGGAAAACTGATTCTTCCTGCCGTGCTGGAAGCAATTGATCAGGACACTGACAACACGGTTTTCTCCTATATTCCAAATACGGCAGAAACCTCTTTCTACGGAATGGTGGAAGCTGCACAGGATTTTCTTAACCAGAGAAAAAACAATTACATACTCGAAAATAGGAATACGCTAACTAAGGAAACGCTGCAACAGTTGCTTGCCGTTAAAATACGTACAGAAAAAGTAGCTATCAAAGATGCCAAACTGCGAACGTTTATTACGGAAGACAGCAGCCGTGACGATTTGGTTGCCCATGTTTATGATGTTACCTATGGCGTAATTAAGCCGGAGGATAACCTTGTTATTATCGACGACAGTATTGTAAGGGGAACCACGCTAAAGAAAAGTATCCTAAAAATGATGGACAGGCTGAATCCTAAAAAGATTGTCATTGTGTCTTCAGCGCCACAAATCCGCTATCCGGACTGTTATGGTATCGATATGGCCAAGCTGGAAGGTCTGGTGGCTTTTCAGGCGGCTTTAGAGCTCTTGAAAGAAAGAAACCTGTATCATATAGTAGATGAAGTCTATGCCAAATGTAAGGCACAGGAAAACTTTAAGGATATAGATGTGATCAATTATGTCAATGAAATATATGCTCCGTTTCAGCCGGAGGAAATCTCAGACAAGATTGCACAAATGTTGAGTTCGGAAGGCATAAAGGCAGAAGTAAAGATTATTTTCCAATCGGTCGAAAACCTTCATGTTGCCTGTCCTAAAAATCTGGGCGATTGGTATTTTACAGGAAATTATCCAACACCGGGAGGAAACAGGGTAGTCAACAGAGCCTTCATGAATTTTTATGAAGGAAAAGATTCGAGAGCATACTAA
- a CDS encoding superoxide dismutase, which translates to MAFELPKLPYAYDALEPHIDARTMEIHHTKHHNAYTTNLNAAIQGTDLDGLTIENILINLDKKNAAVRNNGGGYYNHNLFWKVMSPNGGGLPKGDLLDAIEKDFGTFEEFKAKFSKAGATQFGSGWAWLCVHKGGKLEVCGTPNQDNPLMPDVGCGGTPILGMDVWEHAYYLNYQNRRPDYIEAFFNVINWEEVARRYAMEK; encoded by the coding sequence ATGGCTTTTGAATTACCAAAATTACCGTATGCTTATGATGCACTGGAACCGCATATCGATGCTAGAACAATGGAAATCCACCATACAAAGCACCATAATGCTTACACAACTAACCTGAACGCGGCTATTCAAGGCACTGACCTAGATGGTTTGACTATTGAAAACATCCTTATCAATCTTGACAAAAAGAATGCGGCTGTTAGAAATAATGGCGGCGGCTACTACAACCACAATTTATTCTGGAAGGTAATGTCTCCAAACGGTGGCGGACTTCCAAAGGGTGACCTTTTGGATGCCATTGAAAAAGATTTTGGAACTTTTGAAGAGTTTAAGGCTAAATTCTCAAAAGCAGGAGCTACGCAATTTGGTTCAGGATGGGCCTGGCTTTGTGTTCACAAAGGCGGTAAATTGGAGGTTTGCGGTACTCCTAACCAGGACAACCCTTTAATGCCGGACGTAGGTTGCGGAGGTACTCCAATTTTAGGAATGGATGTTTGGGAACATGCTTATTACCTGAATTATCAAAACAGAAGACCTGATTATATCGAGGCTTTTTTCAATGTAATTAATTGGGAAGAGGTTGCGAGAAGATATGCTATGGAGAAATAA
- a CDS encoding UvrD-helicase domain-containing protein produces MQKTAFTLYDASAGSGKTFTLVKEYLKILLTSPKNDAYRNILAITFTNKAVGEMKSRIVSSLSEFAKDEPGPKAVELMEVIQQETALNAIDIKIKARQIIKNIIHNYASFDISTIDKFTHKVIRAFAHDLGLPITFDVSLETDNLLTEAVDAIIAQAGEDETLTRLLVDFTMEKTDDDKSWDVTREILDTGKLLLNENNRNEIVHFQDKTISEFVEIKKKIQQVVTDLDAECAVLAQEAIAVITAAGVDEKSFSGGYFPKHLQSIKEGRFNAKNKTYHEAEDIKINKTAKDKEIIEGIIPELLSLLERVYKNQEKMAFYMAFLKNITPLSLLNTVSQELSKIQKEQNILSISEFNAIIYKEIQNQPAPFIYERLGEKYKHFFIDEFQDTSEMQWQNLIPLIDNALSSEDLQGERGSLMIVGDPKQSIYRWRGGKAEQFIELSKEHNPFNNPDKKIEHLDRNFRSYSEIIQFNNGFFKMISEQFTNPDYKNLYENHSHQEHNSKIGGYINISFLPKIEKTEGDDEETPDKTRQYVQATLVAIKKSLAQGFEYKDIAILTRRRDQGIAVAGYLTEQGIPILSSETLMIENATEVIFILNVLRYLNNSSNLEAKAYLLQYIGEYVQKQLPVHDFIFQGMENRNEKEFENWLMSFDISLSFQELRRKSLYEAVESIISKFINLKQNNAYIQYFLDLVLERDIKNQAGITDFLSYWEKNGHKFSIPSPEGKNAVRILTIHKSKGLEFPVVIFPFAEEDYSRRPKDKLWLDSEDNISELPRVLIDNSSAVEGFGEEASLVYQQKKQEDLLDNVNVLYVALTRAEEQLYIISSMNLSAKGELPKNNMALFFINYLEKFVGFDIQKHEYEIGSPERISRKSPIGEEARKIPFVREVLDPKNIKIAQRESLMWGTHQQKAIEYGNIVHEILSYIGNASDVGLALTKAIENGLIVESQQEEVAKTISLILGHPELMDYFAEGNNVMNEQTIIRKEGTPIKPDRMVMAQDNKVYLLDYKTGSHNQKYLQQLEAYEQAIEKMGYQVAKKALVYIGEEVNVVNL; encoded by the coding sequence ATGCAAAAAACCGCATTCACATTATATGACGCCTCAGCCGGGTCCGGAAAAACTTTTACGCTGGTAAAAGAATACCTGAAAATACTCCTGACATCACCCAAAAATGATGCTTACAGGAATATCCTTGCCATTACCTTTACCAATAAAGCCGTAGGCGAGATGAAAAGCAGGATTGTTTCCAGCCTTTCAGAATTTGCCAAAGACGAACCCGGTCCAAAAGCGGTGGAGCTCATGGAGGTCATACAGCAGGAAACCGCGTTGAATGCCATTGATATTAAAATAAAAGCCAGGCAGATTATCAAAAATATCATCCATAATTATGCCTCGTTTGATATTTCCACAATAGACAAGTTTACCCATAAGGTTATTCGCGCCTTTGCACATGACCTGGGTCTGCCTATCACTTTTGACGTTTCTTTAGAAACCGATAATCTTTTGACGGAAGCCGTAGATGCTATCATCGCACAAGCCGGAGAAGACGAGACGCTCACCAGGCTTCTGGTCGATTTTACGATGGAAAAAACCGATGATGACAAAAGCTGGGACGTGACAAGAGAAATTCTTGACACCGGAAAGCTGCTGCTCAATGAGAATAACAGGAATGAAATTGTCCATTTTCAGGACAAGACAATTTCAGAATTCGTAGAAATAAAAAAGAAAATCCAACAGGTAGTTACAGACCTTGATGCAGAATGTGCCGTTTTGGCACAAGAAGCCATTGCTGTAATAACGGCAGCGGGAGTAGATGAAAAATCCTTTTCAGGAGGTTATTTTCCCAAACACCTGCAAAGCATCAAAGAAGGCAGGTTCAATGCGAAAAATAAAACCTATCACGAAGCCGAAGACATTAAAATAAATAAGACGGCAAAAGACAAGGAAATTATTGAAGGTATCATTCCCGAACTGCTTTCCCTTTTAGAACGGGTTTATAAAAATCAGGAAAAAATGGCCTTTTATATGGCTTTCCTGAAAAATATCACACCGCTGTCATTGCTCAATACGGTAAGCCAGGAATTGTCAAAAATTCAGAAAGAGCAGAACATCCTGTCGATTTCGGAGTTTAATGCCATTATCTACAAAGAAATACAGAATCAGCCGGCGCCTTTTATCTACGAAAGGCTGGGTGAAAAATACAAGCACTTTTTTATTGATGAATTTCAGGATACTTCCGAAATGCAATGGCAGAATCTTATTCCGCTAATTGACAATGCGCTTTCCAGTGAAGATTTGCAGGGAGAAAGAGGCTCGCTAATGATTGTAGGCGATCCAAAACAATCTATTTACCGTTGGCGTGGCGGTAAGGCAGAACAGTTTATCGAATTGAGCAAAGAACATAATCCGTTTAACAATCCGGATAAGAAAATTGAACATCTGGACAGGAATTTCAGAAGCTATTCAGAAATCATTCAGTTCAATAACGGATTTTTCAAGATGATATCGGAACAGTTTACCAATCCGGATTATAAAAATCTTTATGAAAACCATAGCCATCAGGAACATAACTCCAAAATTGGCGGTTATATCAATATTTCCTTTCTACCTAAAATTGAAAAAACGGAAGGTGACGACGAAGAAACCCCAGACAAAACCAGACAGTATGTACAGGCGACACTGGTTGCCATCAAAAAATCGCTTGCACAAGGATTTGAGTACAAAGACATAGCTATACTGACAAGAAGGCGCGATCAGGGAATAGCCGTGGCCGGATATCTGACAGAGCAGGGAATACCTATTCTTTCTTCTGAAACCCTGATGATTGAAAACGCTACCGAAGTCATCTTCATACTGAATGTGCTCCGATATCTGAACAACAGCAGCAATCTTGAAGCAAAAGCCTATTTGCTACAATATATAGGAGAATATGTACAGAAACAATTGCCGGTTCATGACTTTATTTTCCAGGGTATGGAAAACAGAAATGAAAAAGAGTTCGAAAATTGGCTGATGTCGTTTGATATTTCGCTATCGTTTCAGGAGCTTAGAAGAAAGTCGTTGTATGAAGCCGTAGAAAGCATCATATCAAAGTTTATAAATCTGAAACAGAACAATGCCTACATTCAGTATTTTCTTGATTTGGTTTTGGAAAGAGATATCAAAAACCAGGCAGGTATTACAGATTTTCTTTCCTATTGGGAGAAAAATGGCCATAAATTCAGTATTCCGTCTCCTGAAGGAAAAAATGCAGTTCGTATCCTGACCATCCACAAATCCAAAGGATTGGAGTTTCCGGTAGTAATTTTTCCGTTTGCGGAAGAAGATTATTCCAGACGTCCTAAAGACAAATTATGGCTGGACAGTGAAGATAATATTTCTGAATTGCCAAGGGTGTTGATTGATAACAGTAGCGCCGTTGAAGGTTTTGGAGAAGAAGCGTCTTTAGTCTATCAGCAAAAAAAACAGGAAGATTTGCTTGACAATGTCAACGTGCTCTATGTGGCGCTGACCCGTGCCGAAGAACAGCTTTATATTATTTCAAGCATGAACCTTTCTGCAAAAGGAGAATTGCCTAAAAATAACATGGCGCTTTTTTTTATAAATTATCTCGAAAAATTCGTTGGTTTCGACATCCAAAAACACGAATATGAAATTGGAAGCCCGGAAAGAATATCCCGTAAAAGTCCAATCGGGGAAGAGGCCCGAAAAATTCCTTTTGTCAGGGAAGTGCTGGACCCCAAAAACATAAAGATTGCCCAGCGTGAATCCTTAATGTGGGGAACACATCAGCAAAAAGCTATTGAATATGGGAATATTGTCCATGAAATACTTTCCTATATCGGAAACGCTTCCGATGTCGGGCTGGCACTCACCAAAGCAATAGAAAACGGACTGATAGTTGAAAGCCAGCAAGAAGAGGTGGCCAAAACCATTTCCCTGATACTGGGCCATCCGGAACTTATGGATTATTTTGCAGAAGGCAATAATGTCATGAATGAGCAAACTATTATCCGGAAAGAAGGAACGCCTATCAAGCCGGACAGAATGGTTATGGCGCAAGATAATAAAGTATACCTGCTCGACTATAAAACGGGTTCTCACAACCAGAAATACCTGCAGCAGTTGGAAGCCTACGAACAGGCAATAGAAAAAATGGGATATCAGGTAGCCAAAAAAGCATTAGTGTATATTGGAGAAGAAGTAAATGTAGTAAATTTGTAA
- the kbl gene encoding glycine C-acetyltransferase — MYGKIQQYLQEELQTIEDNGIFKKERIITSPQGAEITISTGEKVLNFCANNYLGLSSHPEVVQAAKDALDTHGFGMSSVRFICGTQDIHKTLEKKIADFYGTEDTILYAAAFDANGGVFEPLFGENDAIISDSLNHASIIDGVRLCKAARYRYENSNMEDLEQQLIKANEAGHRFKIIVTDGVFSMDGLVAPLDKICDLADKYDALVMVDECHAAGFIGATGKGTLEAKGVMGRVDIVTGTLGKALGGAMGGYTTAKKEIIELLRQRSRPYLFSNSLAPSIVGASIKVFELLEKDTTLRDKLEWNTNYFKKGMKEAGFDIIDGDSAIVPVMLYDAKLSQNMANELLKEGIYVIGFFFPVVPRDKARIRVQLSAAHTKEHLDAAIQAFTTVGKRLNVI; from the coding sequence ATGTACGGAAAAATCCAGCAATATCTGCAAGAAGAATTGCAAACCATAGAAGACAATGGGATTTTCAAAAAAGAAAGAATAATTACTTCGCCTCAAGGAGCAGAAATCACAATTTCGACAGGAGAAAAAGTATTGAACTTCTGCGCCAATAACTATCTCGGACTATCGTCGCATCCGGAAGTGGTTCAGGCAGCCAAAGATGCTTTGGATACACACGGTTTCGGAATGTCGTCCGTTCGCTTTATCTGCGGAACACAGGACATCCACAAAACTTTGGAAAAAAAGATAGCCGATTTCTACGGAACCGAAGATACTATCTTATATGCCGCAGCGTTTGACGCTAACGGAGGTGTTTTCGAACCTTTATTCGGTGAAAATGATGCGATTATATCCGATTCTTTAAACCATGCCTCCATTATAGACGGTGTCCGTTTGTGCAAGGCCGCACGTTACCGTTATGAAAACAGTAACATGGAAGACCTGGAGCAGCAGCTAATCAAAGCAAATGAAGCCGGCCATCGTTTTAAGATTATCGTTACTGACGGTGTTTTCTCTATGGACGGATTAGTGGCGCCATTAGACAAGATTTGTGACCTGGCAGATAAATATGATGCTTTGGTAATGGTAGACGAATGCCATGCTGCAGGATTTATAGGAGCCACAGGAAAAGGAACCCTGGAGGCCAAAGGTGTGATGGGAAGAGTGGACATCGTTACGGGAACACTCGGAAAAGCTTTGGGTGGTGCTATGGGCGGTTACACAACAGCCAAAAAAGAAATCATTGAACTGTTGCGCCAACGTTCAAGACCTTATTTGTTTTCAAATTCTTTGGCGCCTTCAATCGTAGGTGCGTCAATCAAGGTTTTTGAACTTTTAGAAAAAGATACTACTTTGAGAGATAAGCTGGAATGGAATACCAATTACTTTAAAAAAGGAATGAAAGAAGCCGGTTTTGATATCATAGATGGAGATTCTGCCATTGTTCCTGTAATGCTTTATGATGCCAAATTATCACAAAATATGGCCAATGAATTGTTAAAAGAAGGAATTTATGTAATAGGATTTTTCTTTCCGGTTGTGCCAAGAGACAAAGCGAGGATTCGTGTACAAC